Proteins from a single region of Deltaproteobacteria bacterium:
- a CDS encoding extracellular solute-binding protein: MKLSAKAIATCVIALFSILWLADLGWTKEQKSLVILTRMMDMQDRWFRKEIIASFEKEHDVEVTVVSFDKFWDLEVILKLERDSERHSIGLVKVPLEMTRPLKDFMVPYDDLMSKKELSALKSQYDTRAVELGTLNGKLYYFPRKLETRMITYLKSKADEAVMGWGKFKAEINRALKGDNGFGLPAGYQLEKDPNLWDYYDLFVVSYYWTHTPYYGITMPRMAHRGKKYGGTVVGLVDRIYQMGGTSMDLLKVSAAPVVDMFVWEAIYRKNGLYNPGMWQDPWSGGGIWNAMKDGKVFLAMMHQIDSFFIHGGTHPHMQGYLADPDDMGVAVMPEGISFELDKKGFPRRTGNRQAGTAGWWWGIPKASPHPAVSVALAKWITSYENHLSECKIFGMMPIRKDILANLQKVFPKGWMANVFDVSTRQIRLNGDATMPLLPEYSDVGKIYLRAWYDIVVAENYGKDGKVDRDYIKDRLERIYVPMVKEVLGGKYPN; encoded by the coding sequence ATGAAGCTATCAGCAAAAGCGATTGCTACATGTGTAATCGCCCTTTTCTCGATCCTTTGGCTTGCAGATCTTGGCTGGACAAAGGAACAGAAAAGTCTTGTCATTCTTACGAGGATGATGGACATGCAGGATCGGTGGTTTCGGAAAGAGATCATTGCTTCATTTGAAAAGGAGCATGATGTTGAAGTCACAGTGGTCTCTTTTGACAAGTTCTGGGACCTTGAGGTCATACTGAAACTGGAACGTGACAGCGAACGGCATTCCATCGGCCTTGTGAAGGTCCCCCTGGAAATGACCAGGCCGCTGAAAGATTTCATGGTCCCTTATGATGACCTGATGAGCAAAAAGGAATTATCGGCCCTGAAATCCCAGTACGACACAAGGGCGGTCGAGTTAGGAACCTTGAACGGAAAGCTCTACTATTTTCCCCGCAAACTGGAAACCAGAATGATTACCTATCTCAAGTCAAAGGCAGATGAGGCGGTCATGGGATGGGGGAAGTTTAAGGCAGAAATCAATCGAGCCCTCAAAGGTGATAATGGTTTTGGTCTGCCTGCAGGCTATCAACTGGAGAAGGACCCGAATCTGTGGGATTACTACGATCTGTTTGTTGTCTCGTACTACTGGACCCACACTCCGTATTATGGCATCACCATGCCTCGTATGGCCCACCGGGGGAAAAAATACGGCGGCACGGTTGTCGGGCTGGTGGATCGAATCTATCAGATGGGTGGGACTTCCATGGATCTGCTTAAGGTGTCTGCCGCCCCTGTTGTTGATATGTTCGTGTGGGAGGCCATTTACAGGAAGAACGGGCTCTACAACCCCGGTATGTGGCAGGACCCGTGGAGTGGCGGCGGGATCTGGAATGCAATGAAAGACGGTAAAGTCTTTCTGGCAATGATGCACCAGATCGATTCGTTTTTCATCCACGGCGGAACCCATCCGCACATGCAAGGGTATCTGGCAGATCCGGATGACATGGGTGTGGCCGTGATGCCTGAAGGGATATCATTTGAACTTGACAAAAAGGGTTTTCCCCGGAGAACAGGCAACAGGCAGGCAGGAACCGCTGGTTGGTGGTGGGGCATTCCAAAGGCCTCGCCTCATCCCGCAGTCTCCGTAGCCCTGGCGAAATGGATCACAAGCTACGAGAATCACCTGTCCGAGTGCAAGATATTCGGCATGATGCCCATACGAAAGGATATCCTGGCCAACCTGCAAAAGGTCTTTCCAAAGGGTTGGATGGCAAATGTATTCGATGTTTCCACAAGGCAGATCAGACTTAATGGCGATGCCACCATGCCATTGCTGCCCGAGTACTCTGATGTGGGAAAGATCTATCTGAGGGCATGGTATGATATTGTTGTGGCAGAAAATTATGGGAAAGATGGCAAGGTGGACAGGGATTATATCAAGGATAGGCTCGAGAGGATTTATGTACCCATGGTCAAGGAGGTGCTTGGAGGCAAGTATCCAAACTAA
- a CDS encoding sugar ABC transporter permease codes for MTRIIVFTRKNLFSIIILAPAVLYLVGFLLIILFKVVALALTRVGPQGDLFPTAYHFVELSRNPEFRHALVRTIWFTLIGTPLELVIGMAAAFLVVREFKGGGITRSLFILPLAIPAIVTAIMLYIIFDFPGGHVNDILMGRYSFFPFQVISHPVDWRGSGFFALMVSILGKVWRDMPISMLIILAGLQAITKDQHEAAKTLGANAYQTFFRITFPLLTPAMSTVLVLRSIEVWKEFIFPFILAGSYPLLATLIERAYHEWRNPNEACAIALVLLVLIIISTIFIFHVLKWLRRRLVRV; via the coding sequence ATGACGAGAATCATAGTTTTTACGAGAAAAAACCTTTTCAGTATTATCATCCTTGCCCCGGCAGTGCTTTATCTGGTGGGCTTTTTGTTGATTATCTTATTCAAGGTCGTAGCGCTGGCCTTGACTCGCGTTGGTCCCCAGGGTGACCTTTTTCCCACTGCTTATCATTTTGTCGAGCTTTCAAGAAATCCCGAATTCAGACACGCCTTAGTTCGCACCATCTGGTTTACGCTCATTGGCACGCCACTTGAGCTTGTCATAGGGATGGCAGCCGCTTTTCTCGTGGTAAGAGAGTTTAAGGGAGGGGGCATCACGAGAAGTCTCTTTATTCTTCCTCTGGCAATCCCTGCCATTGTAACGGCCATCATGCTCTACATCATCTTTGACTTTCCCGGAGGCCACGTTAATGACATTCTCATGGGACGATACAGCTTTTTCCCTTTCCAGGTCATATCTCATCCTGTGGACTGGCGAGGATCCGGCTTTTTTGCCCTTATGGTCTCCATATTGGGAAAAGTGTGGCGGGACATGCCCATTTCAATGCTGATCATTCTTGCAGGACTTCAGGCCATTACAAAAGACCAGCATGAAGCAGCAAAGACCCTGGGGGCTAACGCGTATCAGACGTTTTTCAGAATAACCTTTCCTCTACTGACCCCGGCCATGTCTACCGTGCTGGTCTTGCGGTCGATTGAAGTCTGGAAGGAGTTCATTTTTCCGTTTATTCTGGCAGGAAGTTACCCTCTGTTGGCAACCCTTATAGAAAGGGCGTACCATGAATGGAGAAATCCCAATGAGGCGTGCGCTATTGCATTAGTCCTGCTGGTTTTGATCATCATATCGACAATCTTTATTTTTCATGTCTTAAAATGGCTCAGAAGGCGGTTGGTGAGAGTATGA
- a CDS encoding carbohydrate ABC transporter permease, with protein MREKGASISKISATRVIWFAGIVLMILIVLAPIFVMFKYSLSDRSSVVTGGMPIPLWPYHPTVEQFEGLATMDSFITAAFTSMKVALLSVIISLAIGTPAAYGLVRYRFPGIMVLATMLISVRLFPDIVSVVPIVETFIRFQLVNSVLGVAMAHSLLSTPYVIFIAMGVFEMIPRDLDEQAQILGASKLYSFTRIVLPVALPGLAAAAIYVFLLSWDEFIFAYFLLAFGELSTLPVLLQKVLSWTPQHNLLAAISVMLSIPVIIFTFIVQKYMQTGATAGAVK; from the coding sequence ATGAGGGAAAAAGGCGCCTCGATTTCAAAGATCAGCGCAACCAGGGTTATATGGTTTGCGGGCATTGTCTTGATGATTCTGATAGTGCTGGCCCCTATCTTTGTCATGTTCAAATATTCTCTCAGCGATCGTTCGAGTGTGGTAACCGGTGGAATGCCTATACCTCTTTGGCCCTACCATCCGACCGTGGAGCAGTTTGAAGGTCTGGCCACCATGGACTCGTTTATCACGGCTGCCTTTACCAGCATGAAGGTGGCATTGCTTTCAGTGATCATCTCGCTTGCCATCGGAACCCCTGCGGCTTACGGCCTGGTGCGTTACAGATTTCCCGGCATCATGGTGTTGGCAACTATGCTCATATCGGTTCGTCTTTTTCCGGACATTGTCTCGGTAGTTCCCATTGTCGAGACCTTCATAAGATTTCAATTAGTGAACAGCGTCCTGGGTGTTGCCATGGCTCACTCCCTCCTTTCCACGCCCTATGTCATCTTTATCGCCATGGGTGTCTTTGAGATGATTCCCAGAGACCTGGATGAGCAGGCCCAGATCCTGGGTGCGAGCAAGCTGTACAGTTTTACCCGGATAGTGCTCCCCGTGGCCCTGCCCGGGTTGGCTGCCGCTGCGATATATGTCTTCTTGCTTTCCTGGGACGAATTCATATTTGCGTATTTTCTCCTGGCCTTTGGAGAACTCTCGACACTTCCTGTGTTGTTGCAAAAGGTCCTGTCCTGGACACCGCAGCATAATCTGCTTGCTGCCATTTCAGTTATGCTTTCCATCCCTGTGATCATATTTACCTTTATTGTGCAAAAGTATATGCAAACAGGAGCCACTGCCGGGGCAGTGAAATAG
- a CDS encoding ABC transporter ATP-binding protein, whose protein sequence is MARVQLKRISKKFGDVEVVKDLDLVVDDGEFVTLVGPSGCGKSTTLRMVAGLEEITSGELYIGDILANQIPPRGRGVSMVFQSYALFPHMTVSENIAFGLKIKKYPRGKILKKIEWAVNLLNLEGLETRLPKDLSGGQRQRVALARALVVEPDVLLLDEPLSNLDAKLRLKMRAELKRIHKRLGATVIYVTHDQVEAMSLSERLAVMYEGRLVQVGSPLEVYNSPQNMFVAGFIGSPSMNFFDAKIIKKDGSLFVALKTFELAISQACESRYSGYLDREIVFGIRPEHIYDKRFSKTESSFGNTIHAVIDVVEPLGDRDIVEAKGEGVSFSLLLEPEAKAAPDQPISAVFDMEKSHVFDKK, encoded by the coding sequence ATGGCCAGAGTCCAATTAAAGAGAATCAGCAAGAAATTTGGTGATGTTGAGGTCGTAAAAGATCTGGACCTGGTGGTTGATGACGGTGAATTTGTGACCCTGGTAGGGCCGTCCGGCTGCGGGAAATCGACTACCTTAAGAATGGTTGCCGGTTTGGAAGAGATCACGTCAGGAGAGCTCTACATCGGCGATATTCTGGCAAACCAGATACCTCCCAGGGGCAGGGGAGTCTCCATGGTGTTTCAAAGCTACGCCCTGTTTCCCCATATGACTGTGTCTGAAAATATCGCTTTTGGATTAAAGATCAAAAAGTATCCTCGCGGCAAGATCCTGAAGAAAATCGAATGGGCAGTAAACCTGTTAAATCTTGAAGGCCTGGAGACAAGACTTCCCAAGGACTTGAGCGGCGGGCAGAGACAAAGGGTGGCCCTTGCAAGGGCCCTGGTGGTAGAGCCCGATGTCTTGCTTCTGGATGAGCCTCTGAGCAACCTGGATGCAAAGCTGAGACTCAAGATGAGGGCAGAGTTAAAAAGGATTCATAAGAGATTGGGAGCCACGGTTATCTACGTCACCCACGACCAGGTTGAGGCCATGAGCCTGAGCGAGCGGTTGGCAGTCATGTACGAGGGAAGGCTGGTCCAGGTTGGATCGCCGCTGGAAGTCTATAACTCTCCACAGAATATGTTTGTTGCAGGCTTTATTGGAAGTCCTTCAATGAATTTTTTTGATGCCAAGATCATAAAAAAAGACGGGAGCCTGTTTGTTGCTCTCAAGACTTTTGAACTGGCAATTTCTCAAGCCTGTGAGTCAAGATACTCGGGATACCTGGACAGAGAGATTGTCTTTGGCATCAGGCCGGAACATATTTATGACAAAAGATTTTCAAAGACAGAAAGCTCTTTTGGAAATACGATCCACGCAGTCATCGATGTAGTCGAACCATTGGGTGATAGGGATATTGTCGAAGCAAAAGGGGAGGGGGTCAGTTTTTCCTTATTGCTCGAACCAGAGGCAAAGGCAGCGCCGGACCAACCCATCAGCGCCGTATTTGACATGGAGAAGTCTCATGTTTTTGACAAGAAGTAG
- a CDS encoding type II toxin-antitoxin system RelE/ParE family toxin: MKILQSRQFERKVKRFIKQEKKSLDKQILRIADNPGIGSEKKGDLRGVYVHTFKIKHTQYLLSYRFAEENLELIMIGPHENYYRDLKSYLKTR, translated from the coding sequence ATGAAAATTTTACAGTCTCGGCAATTTGAGAGAAAGGTTAAAAGATTTATCAAACAAGAAAAAAAGTCGCTCGACAAGCAGATTTTAAGAATCGCTGACAATCCTGGCATCGGTTCGGAAAAAAAAGGCGACCTTCGAGGGGTATATGTTCATACATTTAAAATAAAACATACACAATATCTGCTTTCTTATCGTTTTGCCGAAGAGAATCTTGAATTAATCATGATTGGTCCCCATGAAAACTACTATAGAGACCTGAAAAGCTATTTGAAAACCAGATAA
- a CDS encoding DUF4143 domain-containing protein — MTTYRRWSNTYSQQLIREDIRDLTGIKSVGDVEMLYLLLPSKVGSPLSVPSLARDLRVSYNSVQSWLSVFERFFLIFSISPWTQKISRAIQKERKVYLWNAPRIKEPAGRFENMVAMELWRAVTVWNDMGYGSFSLHFMKNKERQEVDFLIAKAREPFLLVETKLTDTEPSSDLKKFQRALDIPAVQLTNKGDGYRILSNLDQSVLVAPAHQWLSGLP; from the coding sequence ATGACGACTTACCGTCGATGGTCAAACACCTATTCCCAGCAACTGATACGTGAGGATATTCGTGACCTGACAGGCATCAAATCTGTTGGAGATGTAGAGATGCTCTACCTTTTGTTGCCCTCCAAGGTGGGCAGTCCTCTTTCTGTCCCGTCTCTTGCTCGTGATTTACGAGTCTCCTACAATTCTGTTCAAAGCTGGCTATCGGTTTTTGAAAGATTCTTTCTGATTTTTAGTATTTCTCCGTGGACGCAGAAAATCTCGCGGGCCATTCAAAAAGAACGCAAGGTCTATCTTTGGAATGCGCCTCGCATAAAGGAGCCTGCAGGCCGGTTTGAAAACATGGTCGCCATGGAACTGTGGCGGGCTGTTACCGTATGGAATGATATGGGCTATGGATCGTTTTCACTCCATTTTATGAAGAACAAGGAGCGGCAGGAAGTGGACTTCCTGATAGCCAAAGCACGCGAACCGTTTCTTCTGGTAGAGACTAAACTTACTGATACAGAGCCATCTTCCGACCTCAAGAAATTCCAACGCGCCCTGGACATTCCGGCAGTTCAGCTTACAAACAAAGGGGACGGATACCGGATACTGTCAAACCTGGACCAATCTGTGCTCGTGGCTCCCGCACACCAGTGGCTTTCAGGATTACCATGA
- a CDS encoding AAA family ATPase, producing the protein MIFLTGPRQAGKTTLAEIISRSFANSLYFNWDIPQNRIRLIENPAFFEAVERKNTSISVWSATMNSEKYGRGYPS; encoded by the coding sequence ATGATCTTCCTGACCGGCCCGCGACAGGCAGGAAAAACTACGCTTGCAGAAATCATTTCCCGTTCCTTCGCGAATAGCCTTTATTTCAACTGGGATATTCCTCAAAACAGAATCCGCCTTATCGAAAACCCTGCCTTTTTTGAGGCTGTCGAGCGCAAAAATACGTCAATATCAGTATGGAGCGCAACGATGAACTCAGAGAAATATGGTCGCGGCTATCCGAGCTAA
- a CDS encoding M48 family metalloprotease codes for MTGQHELMLLSEPDEIRLGRKTDAQIAQTYGIYDDPDLMAYIEGLGQRIAGGSHRPHLSFEFKILDSPVVNAFAVPGGYIYVSRGILSYLNSEAELAGVIGHEIGHVAARHSAQQYSRAQLAQLGLGLGVILSEDFRQYVGLAQFGVGMLFLRFSRDNERQADQLGVEYATKAGFDASRMAAFFSTLERLHPSSDKSGLPGWFSTHPNPPDRIRAVQRKSREWTSRLDARELQVNRNAYLRRIEGLVFGEDPRQGYVADQVFYHPGLRFQFPVPSDWKLNNSPAQVQMVSKTKNAAILFSVGKGSSPAAAREFVAKADARVIKFDSTRVNGLPAQQVISDISSQQGTTRVMSWFISKEERVFVFHGFTSQAMFERYGSAFRVTMGGFATLTDPKRINVRPDRIRIRATGSAGTLKEAFRSLGMPDNKLKEMALLNGRHLGDWIAAHSLLKVVEKGQEDQS; via the coding sequence GTGACAGGTCAACATGAGTTGATGCTCTTGAGCGAGCCTGATGAGATCAGGCTGGGCCGCAAAACGGATGCCCAGATAGCTCAAACATACGGAATCTACGATGATCCTGACTTAATGGCCTATATTGAAGGTCTGGGTCAACGGATAGCCGGAGGCTCCCATCGCCCCCACCTGTCCTTTGAGTTCAAGATCCTGGATAGCCCGGTTGTTAACGCCTTTGCCGTGCCCGGCGGATATATCTATGTGAGCAGGGGCATCTTGAGCTATCTCAACAGCGAGGCAGAGCTTGCCGGCGTTATAGGACACGAGATCGGACACGTGGCGGCCCGCCATTCCGCCCAACAGTACAGCAGGGCCCAGCTCGCCCAGTTAGGACTGGGGTTGGGAGTAATACTCTCTGAGGACTTTAGACAATATGTCGGGCTGGCTCAGTTCGGTGTTGGCATGCTGTTCTTGAGGTTCAGCCGGGACAATGAGCGTCAGGCTGATCAACTGGGTGTGGAGTACGCTACCAAGGCAGGGTTTGATGCCAGCCGGATGGCAGCCTTCTTTTCAACCCTTGAGCGGCTGCACCCCTCCTCGGATAAGAGCGGTCTGCCGGGCTGGTTTTCCACGCACCCCAATCCACCGGATAGGATAAGAGCAGTCCAACGAAAGAGCCGGGAGTGGACGAGCAGATTGGACGCGCGAGAGCTGCAGGTTAACCGTAACGCTTACTTGCGCCGGATCGAGGGTCTTGTCTTTGGGGAAGACCCCCGTCAGGGATACGTAGCTGATCAGGTGTTCTATCATCCTGGGTTGAGATTTCAGTTCCCCGTGCCATCTGACTGGAAGCTCAATAACAGCCCGGCCCAGGTTCAAATGGTGAGCAAAACAAAGAACGCAGCCATCCTGTTTTCCGTGGGAAAGGGATCATCCCCGGCAGCAGCCAGGGAATTTGTTGCCAAGGCCGATGCCCGTGTTATCAAATTTGATTCTACCAGAGTAAACGGGCTGCCAGCCCAACAGGTGATTTCAGATATTTCTTCCCAGCAAGGGACGACCCGGGTCATGTCTTGGTTTATCAGCAAAGAAGAACGTGTCTTCGTGTTTCATGGTTTTACCTCTCAGGCCATGTTTGAAAGATACGGATCTGCCTTCCGTGTCACCATGGGGGGATTTGCGACTCTCACTGATCCGAAAAGGATCAACGTGAGGCCGGACCGTATCCGGATTCGAGCCACGGGAAGCGCCGGCACATTGAAAGAGGCCTTCCGGTCATTGGGCATGCCAGATAACAAACTGAAAGAAATGGCTTTGCTGAACGGAAGGCATCTGGGCGATTGGATTGCGGCACATAGCCTGCTTAAAGTGGTGGAGAAGGGACAGGAGGATCAAAGCTGA
- the rtcA gene encoding RNA 3'-phosphate cyclase yields the protein MLEIDGSYGEGGGQILRTALSLGAILQQPLKITNIRAGRKKPGLRPQHVMAVKALSLITSARTKGAEAGSTHLYFEPLQLKGGTYTLDVGTAGSTGLVLQTVLPCLLLAKNPSRVTITGGTHVPWSPCFHYVNEVFVPTMEEMGGAVSLEISRWGWYPKGGGTVVAGISPVAGFRAKQRTRRGKLGAVHLLSAVSNLAAGIGERQRDQALKRLAGQGYSKPRVRLLNGPSRGTGTVVFIRASFENGVAGFTSLGRRGKPAETVADEACSDFFEFMASEATVDDHLADQLVLYMALAKGRSSFVAGAITKHLLTNIWVIERLLPVKFDVDKRTGTVSIDGAGFPTFSSFELSPFSFDPPVPSPPL from the coding sequence ATGCTTGAAATTGACGGAAGCTACGGCGAGGGAGGAGGACAGATATTGCGGACCGCCCTCTCCCTGGGGGCCATACTCCAGCAACCCCTGAAGATCACAAATATCCGGGCCGGTCGCAAGAAGCCAGGACTAAGACCCCAGCACGTTATGGCCGTAAAGGCCCTCTCGCTGATAACCTCGGCTCGCACTAAAGGGGCTGAAGCGGGCTCCACGCATCTATATTTTGAGCCCCTGCAACTCAAGGGCGGAACGTACACGTTGGACGTTGGCACGGCAGGTTCCACGGGCCTTGTGCTACAAACGGTGTTGCCGTGCTTGCTCCTAGCCAAAAACCCGTCCCGGGTGACCATTACCGGCGGGACCCATGTCCCATGGAGCCCCTGTTTCCATTACGTAAACGAAGTATTCGTGCCGACAATGGAGGAGATGGGCGGCGCCGTTTCGTTGGAAATCAGCCGTTGGGGTTGGTATCCGAAAGGAGGAGGAACGGTTGTTGCGGGTATATCTCCAGTGGCAGGATTTCGCGCAAAGCAACGAACTCGACGGGGTAAACTTGGAGCTGTTCATCTCCTCTCAGCGGTTTCAAACCTTGCTGCCGGCATCGGGGAGAGGCAGCGGGACCAGGCCCTTAAGCGCCTTGCGGGTCAGGGGTACAGCAAACCCCGAGTCAGGCTTTTGAACGGGCCTTCCCGTGGGACCGGCACAGTCGTCTTCATAAGAGCTTCGTTCGAAAATGGCGTCGCTGGTTTTACATCCCTGGGCAGAAGGGGAAAACCCGCTGAAACCGTTGCTGACGAGGCCTGTTCGGATTTTTTTGAATTCATGGCCTCAGAGGCCACTGTTGACGACCACCTGGCCGACCAGTTGGTTCTCTACATGGCTTTGGCCAAGGGACGGTCCTCCTTTGTCGCAGGAGCCATCACAAAACACCTGCTCACCAACATATGGGTTATTGAACGGCTCCTGCCAGTCAAGTTCGACGTGGACAAGAGGACCGGAACGGTGAGCATCGACGGTGCGGGGTTTCCCACATTTTCTTCCTTTGAGCTTTCACCTTTCAGCTTTGATCCTCCTGTCCCTTCTCCACCACTTTAA
- a CDS encoding YihA family ribosome biogenesis GTP-binding protein: MNIKSAAFVTSAVKPAQYPFPDRPELAFAGRSNVGKSSLINTLLGRRKLVKTSSTPGRTQTINFFLVNNSFYFTDLPGYGYARVPMEVQKKWGPMVERYLKSRENLCAVVVILDIRRLPNQADHDLLSWLAHYSIAEILILTKADKLKKTKQVLQRRVIAEDLSKDPSSLILFSASTGMGKQELWKALEAGLEV, from the coding sequence ATGAACATCAAATCCGCTGCCTTTGTAACCAGCGCTGTCAAGCCCGCCCAGTATCCTTTCCCTGACAGGCCCGAACTTGCCTTTGCCGGACGCTCCAACGTGGGAAAATCTTCACTGATCAACACGTTGCTCGGCCGCAGGAAACTCGTAAAGACCAGCTCCACCCCCGGACGCACCCAGACCATAAACTTTTTTCTTGTCAATAACAGCTTCTATTTCACTGATCTTCCGGGCTACGGCTATGCCAGGGTCCCTATGGAGGTGCAAAAGAAATGGGGGCCAATGGTGGAAAGATACTTGAAGTCCCGTGAAAACCTTTGCGCAGTGGTGGTGATTCTGGATATCCGTAGATTGCCAAACCAGGCAGACCATGACCTCCTTTCCTGGCTTGCCCACTACAGCATTGCCGAGATCCTGATTCTCACCAAGGCAGACAAACTCAAGAAAACCAAACAGGTCCTTCAGCGTCGCGTGATTGCAGAGGATCTTTCCAAAGATCCTTCATCACTTATCCTCTTTTCCGCATCAACAGGCATGGGTAAGCAGGAGCTATGGAAGGCGCTGGAAGCTGGGTTGGAGGTCTGA
- a CDS encoding pyridoxal phosphate-dependent aminotransferase has translation MISKRTREITPFIVMDVLEKAHSMERSGIHVVHMEVGEPDFDTPECIKKAAIRALEAGHTHYTHSLGLVELREAICRHYYRRYGAIVEPDQVVVTSGTSPAMFMLFAALLEPGDRVIISDPHYACYPNFIRFAGGEPVTIPVYENDAFQFRPEVIKEKIDARTKAIFINSPSNPTGNLLSHDRMEAIAGLSPYIISDEIYHGLVYEGKEHSILEFTDRAFVLNGFSKAYAMTGWRLGYMIAPKGFIRAIQKVQQNFFISANAMVQWAGIAALDEAAEDVARMRATYNERRKFMIKRLKEIGFGITVEPTGAFYVLANAKRFSEDSYKLAFDILDNAHVGVTPGIDFGANAEGYLRFSYANAIENIAEGMDRIERYVVEMNA, from the coding sequence ATGATCTCCAAACGCACCCGGGAAATCACTCCTTTTATTGTCATGGACGTGCTGGAAAAGGCCCACAGCATGGAGCGCTCTGGCATCCATGTGGTCCATATGGAAGTGGGAGAACCGGACTTCGACACCCCTGAATGCATCAAGAAAGCAGCCATTCGCGCACTTGAGGCCGGCCACACCCACTATACCCACAGCCTCGGCTTGGTGGAGCTTCGTGAGGCCATCTGCCGTCACTATTACAGGCGCTATGGCGCTATCGTTGAACCTGACCAGGTGGTGGTCACTTCAGGGACATCGCCTGCCATGTTCATGCTCTTTGCGGCGCTTCTTGAGCCGGGAGACAGGGTCATCATTTCAGATCCTCACTATGCCTGCTATCCGAATTTCATTCGTTTTGCTGGTGGCGAGCCAGTAACCATCCCGGTTTACGAAAATGACGCTTTCCAGTTCAGGCCCGAAGTAATCAAGGAAAAGATCGATGCCAGGACAAAGGCCATCTTTATCAACTCCCCGTCAAATCCCACGGGAAACCTGCTCTCCCATGATCGGATGGAGGCCATCGCAGGGCTCTCTCCCTACATTATCTCTGATGAGATATATCACGGCCTGGTTTACGAGGGTAAGGAGCATTCCATCCTGGAATTCACGGACAGGGCCTTTGTGCTCAACGGCTTTTCCAAGGCTTACGCCATGACCGGCTGGCGTTTGGGTTACATGATAGCGCCAAAGGGATTTATCCGAGCCATCCAGAAGGTTCAACAGAATTTTTTCATTTCAGCAAATGCCATGGTCCAATGGGCCGGCATAGCTGCCCTGGATGAGGCTGCCGAAGACGTTGCGCGGATGAGGGCCACGTACAATGAGCGCCGCAAGTTCATGATCAAGCGGCTAAAAGAGATAGGTTTCGGCATCACCGTGGAGCCCACCGGAGCGTTTTATGTCCTGGCCAATGCCAAACGGTTTTCAGAGGATTCCTACAAACTTGCCTTTGATATCCTAGACAACGCCCATGTCGGAGTCACACCGGGGATCGATTTCGGTGCTAATGCAGAAGGTTATCTGCGGTTTTCCTACGCTAATGCCATTGAGAACATTGCTGAGGGTATGGATAGGATTGAGCGGTATGTGGTTGAAATGAATGCCTAA
- a CDS encoding ATP phosphoribosyltransferase, with amino-acid sequence MKDKLKLGIPKGSLQDATIALFKNSGWKININGRSYFPEINDESIECAICRAQEMSRYVESGTLDAGLTGIDWILENESDVHTVEDLVYSKVSQRPARWVLAVPYDSEIKELEDLSGKKIATELVNFTKKYFHDRGIDVRVEFSWGATEAKVVSGLADAIVEVTETGSTIKAHGLKIIHELLQTNTKFIANHAAWGNAEKREKIEHIALLLKGALHAEQMVGLKTNVPKAKLEQVVKLLPSLNAPTVSPLYQSDWFAVETVVASSVVRDLIPKLIRNGAEGIIEYPLNKVI; translated from the coding sequence GTGAAAGACAAACTTAAACTGGGGATTCCAAAGGGGAGCCTTCAGGATGCCACGATTGCACTGTTCAAGAACTCCGGATGGAAGATCAACATCAATGGTCGGAGCTATTTTCCCGAAATCAACGATGAGAGCATTGAGTGCGCCATCTGTCGAGCCCAGGAGATGTCTCGATACGTGGAGAGCGGCACACTGGATGCGGGACTTACCGGCATAGACTGGATACTCGAGAATGAATCAGATGTGCACACTGTGGAAGATCTGGTCTATTCGAAAGTCAGCCAGAGGCCGGCCCGTTGGGTGTTGGCCGTTCCGTATGATTCTGAAATCAAGGAACTGGAAGACCTTTCAGGGAAGAAAATCGCCACTGAATTGGTCAATTTCACGAAAAAGTACTTTCATGATAGAGGCATTGACGTAAGGGTGGAGTTCTCCTGGGGCGCTACTGAGGCCAAAGTGGTCTCAGGCCTGGCCGATGCAATTGTAGAAGTTACTGAAACAGGCTCAACCATAAAGGCCCACGGACTTAAGATCATCCACGAATTGCTTCAAACCAACACCAAGTTCATCGCTAACCATGCGGCATGGGGCAACGCAGAAAAGCGAGAAAAGATCGAGCATATCGCCCTTCTTCTCAAGGGCGCCCTGCACGCCGAACAGATGGTGGGACTTAAGACCAATGTGCCCAAGGCAAAACTGGAGCAGGTTGTTAAGCTGCTTCCCAGCCTTAATGCTCCCACTGTATCTCCTCTTTATCAGTCGGACTGGTTTGCGGTAGAGACCGTGGTGGCATCCTCTGTTGTGAGGGATCTTATCCCAAAACTGATAAGAAATGGGGCGGAGGGGATTATCGAGTATCCGTTGAATAAGGTGATTTGA